A section of the Spirosoma pollinicola genome encodes:
- a CDS encoding DUF4347 domain-containing protein has product MAVKLYLYDWQDNMERQAGYAAEYCADYSFWAKHCARTNPDTRAEAIANANQVGPAIDKIGRQDMSISHLIFLTHGAPGYVHFPGGGFNHKNIGMLHTVCEEYLIYGAQVEFWGCNVGEGTAGATFLQAVGASVLKHGGGTIFCSDSVTFSFPYAGQRFPVWTNIVRANVLPGGATTVQQ; this is encoded by the coding sequence ATGGCCGTAAAATTATATCTATACGATTGGCAGGATAACATGGAACGGCAAGCTGGATATGCCGCTGAATACTGCGCTGATTACAGTTTCTGGGCCAAGCATTGCGCCCGGACGAATCCCGATACCCGAGCGGAGGCCATTGCCAATGCCAATCAGGTGGGACCCGCTATTGATAAAATCGGACGACAGGATATGTCCATCAGCCATTTGATTTTTCTCACGCACGGAGCACCTGGCTATGTTCATTTTCCTGGCGGAGGGTTTAATCATAAGAATATTGGCATGCTCCATACGGTCTGTGAAGAATACCTCATCTACGGAGCACAAGTCGAATTTTGGGGCTGCAATGTAGGAGAAGGAACAGCGGGAGCAACGTTTCTTCAAGCCGTAGGCGCATCTGTACTCAAACACGGGGGAGGCACTATTTTTTGTAGCGACAGCGTAACGTTTTCCTTCCCGTACGCGGGTCAGCGTTTTCCAGTATGGACCAACATTGTCCGGGCTAATGTACTGCCCGGCGGAGCAACGACCGTTCAGCAATAG
- a CDS encoding papain-like cysteine protease family protein, whose translation MGRVVYDVPLVTQMQNPICWITCMAMVSSERLGYSLGVGHFAQGYDPSNSSISNPTNGWDDFYARLDRCNFNSVGINSTASEIESSLKTCGPFILTHYCTGFPYGPGWAPITNPSATHAVVITGIDSSINGGMCWMNNPWGNKDRAIATTDVITAISKMLAANVRMIAYYKQ comes from the coding sequence ATGGGTCGTGTTGTTTATGATGTTCCCCTGGTTACGCAGATGCAAAATCCGATTTGCTGGATAACCTGCATGGCTATGGTGTCCAGCGAACGGTTGGGCTACTCCCTCGGAGTGGGTCATTTTGCTCAGGGTTATGACCCCAGCAATTCGTCGATCAGCAATCCAACGAACGGTTGGGATGATTTCTATGCTCGGCTTGATCGGTGCAATTTCAATTCCGTAGGTATCAATTCAACGGCCTCCGAAATAGAAAGCAGCCTGAAAACCTGCGGTCCGTTTATTCTTACCCACTACTGCACAGGCTTTCCGTATGGTCCCGGATGGGCACCCATCACGAATCCGTCGGCTACTCATGCCGTCGTTATTACGGGTATCGACTCAAGCATCAACGGCGGCATGTGCTGGATGAACAACCCCTGGGGAAACAAAGATCGCGCCATTGCCACAACGGATGTGATTACCGCTATTTCCAAAATGCTGGCGGCCAACGTACGGATGATCGCCTATTACAAACAATAA
- the tssD gene encoding type VI secretion system tube protein TssD — MSSFSASLKIDDQEYDVMSCNYSFGQSTDEKGRPASNVQGGNIFVQIAAHEEDALMGWMIDPYKKTNGSITFKRIDQDSTFKEVQFEDGYCVGYSESFNSTNSSAMTLSLNISARKITVGSATHESVW; from the coding sequence ATGTCTTCATTTAGTGCATCATTAAAAATCGATGATCAGGAGTACGATGTAATGAGTTGCAACTACTCATTCGGGCAGTCGACCGACGAAAAAGGGCGGCCAGCGTCAAACGTTCAGGGTGGTAATATTTTTGTTCAGATTGCGGCCCACGAGGAGGACGCATTGATGGGCTGGATGATTGACCCCTACAAAAAAACGAACGGTAGTATCACGTTCAAACGGATCGATCAGGATTCGACCTTCAAAGAAGTGCAGTTTGAAGATGGTTACTGCGTAGGGTATTCAGAGAGCTTCAACTCGACAAACAGCAGTGCTATGACGTTGAGTTTGAACATTTCGGCCCGAAAAATTACTGTTGGCAGCGCAACACACGAGAGCGTCTGGTAG
- a CDS encoding ATP-dependent Clp protease ATP-binding subunit → MAYTEDVKRAIQIAQSLSKEYQNELFTPAHLLMGLLHNEVGMASWLAVIGQDVPYLREWAEVRLEASPKSSRLSPNPPGNEQVKKAMELADLVAMQLGKSQTDLVCVLIGLLKPDVAFSAEQLRSLPLTQTELMQAALADTDLETAVAPDFKENGQRTTSPTAAQGQALLRYCVDKTSMAAEGRLDPILGRDREVRMMTETLGRRTKPNVILVGEPGVGKTALADGFALNIVAGQVPDHLKNARLLELDLGALVAGASYKGEVEDRLKSILKELKQDAKIILFIDEIHQLLDSRGPLGTGVANLLKPELAKGNLTVIGATTLDEYRKYVETDEAFSRRFDVLRVEEPDVETAIRMIQRLVPFYEKHHQLSVGPDAVSEAVILAKRYSRNRRLPDAAIDLLDRTLSAVRMISERTPAEVAQLTLQLDQLTANANGVDSLRDLRYLHQELENKISPILLANLAADTATEDEPITDPFVSTLALTDHIGQTLTRLTALNATAKTSVDRHDVAAVISHKTGIPLGKIQSQERDKLLAMNEILKHRVIGQDHAVKAVADAILEARSGLTKAGQPIGSFFLLGPTGTGKTELAKSLADFLFNDESFLIRFDMSEFKEEHSAALLYGAPPGYIGYEEGGLLVNKIREKPYSVVLFDEIEKAHPSVFDIFLQILDEGRLHDRLGKEGDFSDAVVLFTSNIGSQLVIERFGEGQVPTTAELMESMSRHFRPEFLARLTEIVPFAPISEENAVRIFELHLRGLTDQLHKQGITLDLTPEARRHLALSGFTPQYGARQLKGVIRNQLRRPISRMIVAGDVGKGSVVTVDLTDEQTLTWTCQNQEVQLQPA, encoded by the coding sequence ATGGCCTACACTGAAGACGTTAAACGGGCAATTCAGATTGCCCAGTCACTCTCCAAAGAATATCAGAATGAACTATTTACCCCGGCGCACCTGCTCATGGGCCTGTTGCACAACGAGGTTGGAATGGCCTCATGGCTGGCAGTGATCGGGCAGGATGTCCCCTATCTGCGCGAGTGGGCCGAGGTGCGGCTGGAAGCCAGCCCGAAATCCAGCCGGTTGTCGCCAAATCCACCGGGCAACGAGCAGGTAAAAAAGGCAATGGAACTTGCCGACCTGGTAGCCATGCAACTGGGCAAGTCCCAAACTGACCTCGTTTGTGTGCTGATTGGTCTGCTCAAACCCGACGTCGCGTTCAGTGCCGAGCAACTGCGGAGTTTACCCCTCACCCAAACCGAACTGATGCAGGCAGCGCTGGCGGATACCGATCTGGAAACAGCCGTTGCGCCCGACTTTAAAGAGAACGGCCAGCGAACGACCAGCCCGACAGCCGCACAGGGACAGGCGTTGCTGCGCTATTGCGTTGACAAAACGTCGATGGCTGCCGAAGGACGACTGGACCCCATTCTGGGCCGCGACCGGGAGGTGCGGATGATGACCGAAACGCTGGGGCGCCGAACAAAGCCGAACGTCATTCTTGTGGGTGAACCGGGCGTTGGCAAAACAGCCTTGGCCGATGGCTTTGCGCTCAATATTGTGGCCGGACAAGTGCCTGACCACCTGAAAAACGCTCGTCTGCTGGAGCTGGATTTGGGAGCGCTGGTTGCCGGGGCATCCTACAAAGGTGAGGTCGAAGATCGGCTGAAAAGCATTTTAAAAGAGCTAAAACAGGATGCTAAAATCATTCTGTTCATTGACGAAATTCACCAGCTTTTAGATAGCCGGGGTCCACTCGGTACCGGCGTTGCCAACCTCCTAAAGCCCGAACTGGCAAAGGGGAATCTGACCGTTATTGGCGCAACGACGCTGGATGAATACCGTAAATACGTTGAAACAGACGAAGCCTTCAGCCGTCGGTTCGATGTATTACGCGTAGAGGAGCCGGACGTAGAGACCGCCATTCGGATGATTCAGCGGCTGGTGCCTTTTTACGAGAAACACCACCAGCTTAGTGTTGGCCCCGATGCCGTTTCCGAAGCCGTTATACTGGCCAAACGATATAGCCGCAACCGCCGGTTACCCGATGCCGCTATCGACCTGCTCGACCGTACATTATCGGCGGTGCGGATGATCAGCGAACGAACGCCCGCCGAGGTCGCTCAATTGACGCTACAGCTTGACCAGTTAACCGCCAATGCAAACGGTGTGGATAGCCTGCGCGACCTGCGCTATCTGCATCAGGAACTGGAAAATAAAATCAGCCCGATTCTACTGGCCAATCTGGCCGCAGATACAGCGACAGAAGACGAACCCATAACCGATCCGTTCGTTTCGACACTGGCCCTGACCGACCATATTGGGCAAACGCTGACTCGTCTGACAGCCCTGAACGCAACGGCCAAAACCAGCGTAGATCGACACGATGTAGCCGCCGTCATCTCACACAAAACGGGGATTCCGCTGGGAAAAATCCAGAGCCAGGAGCGTGATAAACTACTGGCAATGAATGAAATTCTGAAGCACCGTGTCATTGGCCAGGATCATGCCGTGAAGGCCGTTGCCGACGCCATCCTGGAAGCCCGCTCCGGGCTGACAAAGGCGGGACAGCCAATTGGATCGTTCTTCCTGCTCGGCCCAACCGGAACCGGAAAAACGGAACTGGCCAAATCTCTAGCCGATTTTCTGTTCAACGATGAGTCGTTTCTGATTCGGTTCGACATGTCGGAGTTTAAAGAAGAGCACTCGGCGGCTTTGCTCTATGGTGCCCCTCCGGGCTACATAGGCTACGAAGAAGGGGGTCTGCTGGTTAATAAAATCCGCGAAAAACCGTACTCGGTCGTGCTCTTTGATGAGATCGAAAAAGCCCATCCGTCGGTATTCGACATCTTCCTGCAAATTCTCGATGAAGGTCGTCTGCACGACCGTCTGGGCAAAGAAGGCGACTTTTCGGATGCCGTGGTGCTATTCACCTCTAACATTGGCAGTCAGTTGGTTATCGAGCGATTTGGCGAGGGGCAGGTTCCAACCACAGCCGAATTGATGGAGTCGATGAGTCGCCACTTCCGGCCCGAATTCTTGGCCCGACTGACGGAGATTGTGCCGTTTGCGCCCATTTCGGAGGAGAATGCCGTGCGCATTTTTGAGCTGCATCTGCGCGGCCTCACCGATCAGCTACACAAACAGGGAATTACCCTCGACCTCACTCCCGAAGCTCGTCGGCATTTGGCCCTCTCAGGATTCACACCCCAGTATGGTGCCAGACAACTGAAAGGTGTGATTCGAAACCAGCTCCGGCGGCCAATTTCCCGGATGATCGTGGCGGGCGACGTGGGCAAGGGGTCTGTGGTAACGGTAGACCTGACCGACGAACAGACCTTGACGTGGACGTGTCAGAATCAGGAGGTACAACTACAACCAGCCTGA
- a CDS encoding DUF5458 family protein produces the protein MEAQEKPAVNAEKTAETTQPISLETSSAKLTRYGGFGIVETTLEGAQNLNPEKKARKKIFLTETARQAERDQLQQRLQLILDLLKSTDSVADLAEQAQSKAETAQTLLNENLRRTFEATRDLERSYRSVANFFANTEQDKVRNVSIMNAEADQLTDLDNTLFLDAVTEEFARTFDRLDLRENYSILVLPGYLGSRKVVDKWARVAHKHKVMMLTDFQHLDAPDDVLDLFEAANMTGSDPYLSNVMMACNWLVGRGKYQEVGEEEDLHVPASSALAGKVYNTLMSQVTAGRKYGALNDVDGVTFPLKKSEIASLEKLGLIPMVAEYGKVMPFSAKTLFNGDNIGLQTYSVVRVFDYITKVLIDFLNRRAFENFNVNTRMDIQKQIVRFLDNITGPGKLIEKFKIMRFEQDPKQKDRIFLDIHMVPYFPAKSFLIKLDGQKGDDPDSAEWKSDYAQQ, from the coding sequence ATGGAAGCTCAGGAAAAACCCGCAGTCAATGCCGAAAAAACGGCCGAAACTACCCAGCCGATTTCGCTCGAAACCAGCAGCGCCAAACTAACCCGCTACGGCGGCTTTGGAATCGTTGAAACAACGCTGGAAGGTGCGCAGAACCTTAACCCAGAAAAGAAAGCCCGCAAAAAGATCTTTCTGACCGAAACTGCCCGTCAGGCAGAACGCGATCAGCTACAGCAGCGCCTGCAACTCATTCTCGACCTGCTCAAGAGTACCGATTCGGTGGCCGATCTGGCAGAACAGGCCCAGTCGAAAGCCGAAACTGCACAGACGCTGCTCAATGAAAATCTACGGCGCACCTTCGAAGCCACCCGCGACCTCGAACGCTCGTACCGCTCGGTCGCCAACTTTTTTGCCAATACCGAACAGGACAAAGTTCGTAACGTCAGTATTATGAATGCCGAAGCCGACCAGTTGACCGACCTCGACAATACGTTGTTTCTGGATGCCGTCACCGAAGAGTTTGCCCGCACTTTCGACCGGCTCGACTTGCGGGAAAACTACTCGATTCTGGTACTGCCCGGCTATTTAGGTTCGCGAAAAGTGGTTGACAAATGGGCAAGAGTCGCCCATAAACACAAGGTGATGATGCTAACCGATTTTCAGCACCTGGATGCTCCCGACGACGTTCTCGACCTGTTTGAAGCCGCCAACATGACCGGCAGCGACCCCTATCTGTCCAACGTAATGATGGCTTGTAACTGGCTCGTTGGGCGGGGGAAATACCAGGAGGTCGGCGAAGAAGAAGACCTGCACGTACCGGCGTCAAGTGCTCTGGCAGGCAAGGTGTATAACACCCTCATGTCGCAGGTGACAGCGGGCCGTAAATACGGTGCCCTCAATGACGTCGATGGTGTTACGTTTCCGCTGAAAAAGAGCGAAATCGCCAGTCTGGAGAAGCTGGGCCTGATTCCGATGGTGGCGGAATATGGAAAAGTAATGCCATTTTCGGCCAAGACCCTGTTTAACGGCGATAACATTGGCCTGCAAACCTACTCAGTTGTTCGGGTGTTCGACTACATCACCAAAGTGCTGATCGACTTTTTGAATCGCCGGGCGTTTGAAAACTTCAATGTCAATACGCGGATGGATATTCAGAAGCAGATCGTGCGCTTCCTCGATAACATTACGGGGCCGGGCAAACTCATCGAAAAGTTCAAGATCATGCGATTCGAGCAGGACCCGAAGCAGAAAGACCGCATTTTTCTGGACATCCACATGGTGCCCTATTTTCCGGCCAAATCGTTTCTGATCAAACTCGACGGACAAAAAGGCGATGATCCGGACTCGGCAGAGTGGAAATCGGATTACGCCCAGCAGTAA
- a CDS encoding PAAR domain-containing protein, producing MPQPAARLLDMHVCPMQTPAVVPIPHVGGPIVGPGMPTVLIGGQPAATVGDMCVCVGPPDVIVQGSATVLIGGKPAARMGDMTVHGGSIVAGCPTVLVGG from the coding sequence ATGCCACAACCCGCAGCCCGCTTACTGGATATGCACGTTTGCCCCATGCAAACCCCGGCCGTCGTTCCTATTCCGCACGTGGGCGGGCCTATTGTCGGGCCGGGTATGCCCACCGTGCTCATTGGCGGACAACCAGCCGCTACCGTCGGGGATATGTGCGTCTGCGTTGGCCCGCCCGACGTAATCGTGCAGGGTTCGGCAACGGTACTAATTGGCGGTAAACCGGCCGCCCGCATGGGCGACATGACGGTTCACGGAGGCAGTATCGTTGCCGGATGCCCTACTGTTTTGGTGGGGGGCTAA
- the tssD gene encoding type VI secretion system tube protein TssD, producing the protein MASFNAEMSLDGKTFPVLTVSYGLYQATDESGKPSSGVRTYLIQLRLAGSDDETLPNWAVDAQKQFDGKITFFRIDEQSTFKELTFEQAYCIHYAERVAPAEGSDQGNESYQIEMSISPAVLKIGGTKHDNQWR; encoded by the coding sequence ATGGCGTCATTCAACGCAGAAATGAGCCTTGATGGCAAAACGTTTCCGGTACTGACAGTCTCGTATGGGCTCTATCAGGCAACGGATGAAAGTGGCAAACCCAGTTCAGGCGTTCGGACGTACCTGATTCAGCTTCGGCTGGCCGGGAGCGACGATGAAACCCTCCCGAACTGGGCGGTGGATGCCCAAAAGCAATTCGATGGCAAAATTACGTTTTTCCGCATCGACGAGCAGTCAACGTTTAAGGAGTTGACGTTTGAACAGGCCTACTGCATACACTATGCAGAGCGGGTAGCTCCGGCCGAGGGCAGCGACCAGGGAAACGAGTCGTATCAAATCGAAATGAGTATCAGCCCGGCGGTGCTGAAAATTGGGGGTACGAAGCATGATAACCAATGGCGTTAA
- a CDS encoding DUF4347 domain-containing protein: MAMVHLYDNTPSTRFGIDNSVASGANARSEDRIKKPVINVNEMRQALDDLLRTNTSVEQLLIETHGGPGKIGIGVDVIDHTFVNSWFGDRGYERLFASSARILFNGCNVAEGANGWRFLEAFGTVFLKLNGGQVTGWTSGGSSNPFNGHVVHLWGDVRSVFFAPGGTILERFEQ; this comes from the coding sequence ATGGCAATGGTACACCTATATGACAATACACCCTCCACGCGGTTCGGTATCGACAATTCGGTTGCCAGCGGTGCCAATGCCCGCAGCGAAGACCGGATCAAGAAACCGGTAATCAATGTCAACGAGATGCGGCAGGCGCTCGACGACCTGTTAAGAACAAATACCAGTGTCGAGCAGCTACTGATAGAAACGCACGGGGGACCGGGGAAAATTGGGATTGGCGTCGATGTAATTGACCACACCTTCGTGAATTCATGGTTCGGTGATCGGGGTTACGAGCGACTGTTTGCCAGCAGTGCCCGCATTCTCTTCAACGGCTGCAACGTGGCCGAAGGCGCGAACGGCTGGCGGTTTCTGGAAGCGTTTGGCACCGTCTTTCTGAAGCTAAACGGCGGACAGGTAACGGGTTGGACCTCAGGTGGGTCATCTAACCCGTTCAATGGGCATGTTGTCCATTTATGGGGTGACGTTCGCAGCGTGTTTTTCGCACCCGGCGGCACAATTCTCGAACGATTTGAACAATAA
- a CDS encoding type VI secretion system baseplate subunit TssF yields the protein MDLVSEGFTRERVKTRMLRRAADLWGYAETDLDSFDPLVALLIEACSVEFERVSVEIGNTQARLLDRLAQVLHPEPDVARPAFGIAQVRPVEPRISLSTTTQLCYKRAATNRADQANATETYFSPVGTYSVIDGAVRYMATTDTLYRIDEATQKIPIAQRQGTPAVLPYQSIWLGLDLNESLTSLEGVSFFFDWPTEATQVDSHSLLAQSRWFLAGQELQIRAGLPVMTAPQPARSPLESAFDSLNKVEQQAILTYESHFITIETAPTFKSSGLQRQAYPEPVGQWFAERDLRAIRESLWWIELRFPHTVSSQVLAGISVGMNCFPVVNRRLHRITYRLQQNLNIIPLETERCFLAMRDVRTSQNRQLTSIPLGNVSDMTTDTYTVQYGVSRFDDRDARQTLINLQDLLHDESASFAALGEDFLTSVIRELNQALARLEAKVDQKTRNRDTIPYLIIKPKQAGDTVFIEYWTCDGEAANRLPTGSRLTPYSDNSLRKDAGFLMTTTNGGRERLKESEKITQYKRALLTRNRIVTLEDVRAVCLAELGSHLRSVQVERTFRVDPQPQNGFQRCIRVSLEPSATSPYAAADWQQQVRLLQVTLDAQSVAALPYQIVVNSI from the coding sequence ATGGATCTTGTTTCTGAAGGTTTCACCCGAGAGCGGGTAAAAACCCGGATGCTACGCCGGGCAGCCGACCTATGGGGGTATGCCGAAACGGACCTGGATAGTTTCGACCCACTTGTGGCCTTACTGATCGAAGCCTGTTCAGTTGAGTTCGAGCGCGTTTCGGTCGAAATTGGCAATACCCAGGCGCGTTTACTTGATCGGCTGGCGCAGGTACTGCATCCCGAACCCGATGTGGCCCGACCCGCCTTTGGCATTGCTCAGGTGCGACCCGTTGAGCCACGCATCAGCCTGTCTACCACCACCCAACTGTGCTACAAACGAGCCGCGACCAATCGTGCAGATCAGGCTAATGCGACAGAAACCTACTTTTCGCCCGTAGGCACGTATTCGGTCATTGATGGAGCCGTCCGGTATATGGCGACCACCGATACCTTATACCGCATCGATGAAGCGACTCAAAAAATTCCAATAGCACAGCGTCAGGGTACACCTGCCGTTTTGCCTTACCAATCTATTTGGCTGGGACTTGACCTGAACGAGAGCCTGACATCGCTGGAAGGGGTGTCGTTCTTTTTTGACTGGCCCACCGAAGCTACTCAGGTCGATTCGCACTCGTTGTTGGCACAAAGCCGATGGTTTCTGGCCGGACAGGAACTTCAGATTCGAGCAGGATTGCCAGTTATGACCGCGCCCCAACCGGCCAGATCACCCCTGGAAAGCGCGTTCGACAGTCTAAACAAGGTGGAACAACAGGCGATATTAACTTATGAATCCCATTTTATCACGATCGAAACTGCCCCAACGTTTAAGTCGTCGGGCCTGCAACGGCAGGCTTATCCGGAACCCGTTGGCCAGTGGTTTGCCGAGCGGGATTTACGGGCAATTCGGGAGTCGCTCTGGTGGATCGAACTGCGGTTTCCGCACACGGTTAGCTCACAGGTATTGGCAGGTATAAGCGTCGGTATGAACTGTTTTCCGGTCGTGAACCGGCGGCTCCATCGCATAACGTACAGGCTCCAGCAAAACCTCAACATCATACCCCTCGAAACTGAACGGTGCTTTTTGGCCATGCGGGACGTTCGAACCAGTCAGAACCGCCAGCTTACGTCTATTCCGCTCGGTAACGTATCGGATATGACCACCGACACCTATACCGTACAGTACGGAGTCAGCCGCTTCGACGACCGGGATGCCCGCCAAACGCTTATCAACCTCCAGGATTTGCTGCACGATGAAAGCGCATCCTTCGCGGCTCTGGGTGAGGATTTTCTAACCTCCGTGATTCGGGAATTAAACCAGGCACTGGCCCGGCTCGAAGCTAAAGTCGATCAGAAAACGCGTAACCGTGATACCATTCCATACCTCATTATTAAGCCTAAACAAGCTGGAGACACAGTTTTCATCGAGTACTGGACGTGCGATGGTGAAGCCGCCAATCGATTACCCACCGGCAGCAGGCTCACACCTTATTCCGATAATTCACTTCGCAAAGACGCCGGTTTCCTGATGACAACAACCAACGGCGGGCGCGAACGACTGAAAGAGTCCGAGAAAATAACGCAGTATAAACGGGCTCTACTGACCCGTAATCGAATCGTTACGCTGGAGGATGTGCGAGCGGTGTGCCTGGCCGAATTGGGTTCACACCTTCGGTCGGTGCAGGTTGAACGCACATTTCGGGTAGACCCACAACCGCAGAACGGGTTTCAACGATGCATTCGGGTAAGTCTTGAACCATCCGCAACGAGTCCATACGCAGCAGCCGACTGGCAGCAGCAGGTTCGCCTGTTACAGGTCACTCTGGACGCGCAGTCGGTGGCGGCACTCCCCTATCAAATCGTCGTCAACTCTATTTAA
- a CDS encoding type VI secretion system Vgr family protein produces MARQVKVQIELEGGKELKHYTHLRIHQYLNTHHAFEIGVPFSVLEDSSEHFFHQAHQDVCGKTITLSFSPASDKDSFNFTFKGIVTEIVLMNTSDLSNVFLLKGFSPTIVLDDCRTRRTFLQHSLQRIAEAVLDPYPSNLLRRQLKPRTTTDIPYAVQYNETNFEFLNRLTAEHGEWFYYDGRELRLGPPDSGNSVDFSVDGIQLFSLSIGLQPTQQTLTAHDYRQPSDYTSQSSGQTVSGLGQFGSFALQKSEDVFAQASQQLAEWPVYGQSELDELVKTKKSVNATGLLTFSGSGEVPNLLVGGIIDVQGMVLKRDKSSKESFGKYRLIDISHEVDGSGNYQNHFRAVPESAAYPPRNTYYRAPAAQPELAKVSDNNDPDKLGRVKVEFMWGGSDKESDWLRVSSAYTGAGQGALFVPERDAHVMVGYESSRPENPFVIGSLYPKKSGVNYTYSDNNRKVIQTKSGNQLLFVEDANGEQIQISNVNYSETVLTLEFAENGKISLKTPGKIELAGDTIHLKAQTDLTLEAGNELTLKGQTKAKLTSSSSVEVEAPNVKIQADVAAELKADASLKLKGAMVSLNGDAMVEVQAALIKLN; encoded by the coding sequence ATGGCACGACAGGTTAAGGTTCAGATTGAACTGGAAGGAGGAAAAGAACTCAAACACTACACGCACCTTCGTATACACCAGTACCTGAATACGCATCACGCCTTCGAAATAGGGGTGCCGTTTTCGGTGCTGGAAGACTCGTCGGAGCATTTTTTCCACCAGGCTCATCAGGATGTTTGCGGCAAAACGATTACCCTTTCGTTTAGCCCGGCTTCGGATAAAGACTCGTTTAATTTCACCTTTAAAGGCATCGTAACGGAAATTGTGCTGATGAATACCTCCGACCTGTCGAACGTGTTTCTGCTCAAAGGCTTTAGTCCGACGATTGTGCTGGACGACTGTCGGACACGACGGACATTTCTTCAGCATTCGCTGCAACGGATTGCCGAGGCTGTTCTCGACCCTTATCCGAGTAACCTGTTGCGTCGACAGCTTAAGCCCCGAACTACCACTGACATACCCTATGCAGTTCAGTACAATGAAACAAATTTTGAGTTTCTCAACCGCCTGACGGCCGAACATGGGGAATGGTTTTATTATGATGGGCGCGAACTACGGCTGGGGCCACCCGATTCGGGCAACTCCGTCGACTTTTCGGTGGACGGTATCCAATTGTTTTCTCTATCCATTGGCTTGCAGCCAACCCAGCAAACCCTAACAGCCCACGACTATCGCCAGCCGAGTGATTATACCAGTCAGTCGTCGGGCCAGACGGTTAGCGGGCTGGGACAGTTCGGGAGTTTCGCGTTGCAGAAGTCGGAGGATGTTTTTGCGCAGGCTAGCCAGCAGCTAGCCGAATGGCCTGTTTACGGGCAGAGTGAGCTGGACGAACTGGTCAAAACTAAGAAATCAGTCAATGCGACGGGTTTGCTGACTTTCAGCGGGAGTGGCGAAGTGCCTAATCTGCTGGTGGGCGGTATTATCGACGTGCAGGGAATGGTCTTAAAGCGCGATAAGTCCTCGAAAGAAAGCTTCGGCAAGTATCGCTTGATCGACATCAGCCATGAGGTCGACGGGAGCGGCAATTACCAGAATCATTTTCGGGCCGTCCCCGAATCGGCAGCATATCCGCCCCGCAACACCTATTACCGTGCACCCGCTGCTCAACCTGAACTGGCAAAAGTGTCGGACAATAACGACCCGGATAAGCTGGGACGGGTAAAGGTAGAGTTCATGTGGGGTGGTTCGGACAAAGAATCTGACTGGTTGCGCGTAAGCTCAGCTTATACCGGTGCCGGACAGGGAGCCTTATTTGTGCCGGAACGCGATGCGCACGTTATGGTTGGTTACGAATCGTCACGGCCCGAAAACCCGTTTGTGATCGGGAGTTTATACCCAAAAAAGTCGGGAGTAAACTACACCTATTCGGATAATAATCGGAAGGTGATTCAGACGAAAAGCGGAAACCAGCTTCTTTTTGTGGAAGACGCCAATGGGGAGCAGATCCAGATTTCCAACGTCAATTACAGTGAAACTGTACTGACACTTGAGTTTGCCGAAAATGGGAAAATTAGCCTGAAAACGCCCGGAAAAATAGAGCTGGCTGGTGACACTATTCATTTGAAAGCCCAGACCGATCTTACGCTGGAGGCTGGAAACGAATTAACCCTGAAAGGGCAAACGAAAGCTAAACTTACGAGCAGTTCAAGCGTGGAAGTAGAGGCTCCCAATGTCAAGATTCAAGCGGATGTTGCAGCTGAACTAAAAGCCGATGCGTCATTAAAACTGAAGGGGGCAATGGTCTCCCTGAACGGCGATGCAATGGTTGAAGTACAGGCCGCTTTGATTAAACTGAATTAA
- the tssD gene encoding type VI secretion system tube protein TssD: MTSFRSELTVDGNTYPVRQLWLDISQTIDAVGRPSSATRGGKIKLELDVPEDDTLSEWMADPHKTLGGSIRYFRIDEDATLKELKFEDAFCVDYVERFDGTQSGQPMTTTLTISAQKLKIGQVNVENNWP, from the coding sequence ATGACCTCTTTTCGTTCTGAACTAACAGTCGATGGAAACACCTACCCTGTGCGGCAACTATGGCTGGACATTTCCCAGACCATAGATGCCGTCGGGCGGCCTTCCTCTGCCACACGGGGTGGAAAGATCAAGCTGGAACTGGATGTTCCTGAAGACGACACGCTCAGTGAATGGATGGCCGATCCACACAAAACCCTCGGAGGAAGCATTCGGTATTTCCGTATCGACGAAGACGCGACACTGAAAGAACTGAAGTTTGAGGATGCGTTCTGCGTCGACTACGTTGAGCGGTTCGACGGCACCCAATCCGGGCAGCCCATGACCACCACTCTGACGATTTCGGCCCAGAAGCTGAAGATCGGGCAAGTGAATGTTGAAAATAACTGGCCCTGA